A window of Mucilaginibacter paludis DSM 18603 contains these coding sequences:
- the spt gene encoding serine palmitoyltransferase, whose amino-acid sequence MGKRLHEKVAQFQDATSIKEAGLYPYFRPIESGQDTEVIIDGKRVLMFGSNSYLGLTNHPKIKEASKRAIDKYGTGCAGSRFLNGTLDIHIELENRLAKYVGKEAAVIFSTGFQVNLGVLSCITGRNDYLILDEYDHASIIDGSRLSFSRVIKFAHNDMDDLRQKLKNLPDEAVKLIAVDGIFSMEGDIVKLPELSDIADEFGANIMVDDAHSLGVIGHKGAGTASHFGMTDKVDLIMGTFSKSFASLGGFIAADKDTIEYIKHKARSLIFSASMTPASVASVIAALDIIETEPHHIENLWKNTHYAKMLLNDEGFDMGPSESPILPIYVRDNAKTFQTTNILQSQGIFVNPVVSPAVPSDSSLLRFSLMATHTFSQIEEAVDKLSKAFKTVGVSTVKEKI is encoded by the coding sequence ATGGGTAAAAGACTACATGAAAAAGTTGCTCAATTTCAAGATGCAACTTCGATTAAAGAAGCAGGATTGTATCCGTACTTCAGGCCTATTGAGTCAGGTCAGGATACGGAAGTAATTATTGATGGTAAGCGTGTTTTAATGTTCGGGTCCAATTCGTACCTGGGCTTAACAAATCACCCTAAAATCAAAGAAGCATCTAAAAGAGCGATTGATAAATATGGCACTGGCTGTGCTGGTTCAAGATTTTTAAACGGCACACTTGATATCCATATCGAGCTTGAAAACAGGCTTGCCAAATATGTAGGTAAAGAGGCTGCTGTAATTTTCAGTACGGGTTTCCAGGTAAATTTGGGCGTATTATCGTGCATCACCGGCCGTAACGATTATTTGATATTAGATGAGTATGATCATGCTTCTATAATTGACGGTAGCCGCCTGTCGTTTTCTCGCGTTATTAAATTCGCCCACAACGATATGGACGATTTACGCCAAAAATTAAAAAACCTGCCCGATGAAGCCGTTAAACTGATTGCAGTTGACGGGATTTTCAGTATGGAAGGCGATATTGTAAAGCTACCCGAACTGTCAGATATAGCCGACGAGTTTGGCGCCAACATTATGGTTGACGACGCGCATAGCTTAGGCGTAATAGGCCATAAAGGAGCAGGCACCGCTTCGCATTTTGGCATGACGGATAAAGTAGACCTGATTATGGGTACCTTCAGTAAGTCGTTTGCTTCGTTAGGCGGTTTTATTGCAGCTGATAAAGATACCATCGAGTATATCAAACATAAAGCACGTTCGCTTATATTTAGCGCCAGCATGACCCCGGCCTCTGTTGCAAGTGTTATAGCCGCCCTGGATATTATTGAAACCGAGCCCCATCACATCGAAAACCTTTGGAAAAACACGCACTACGCCAAAATGTTGCTCAATGATGAAGGTTTTGATATGGGCCCAAGCGAAAGTCCGATACTACCTATTTATGTAAGAGATAACGCCAAAACTTTCCAAACTACCAACATTTTACAATCACAAGGGATTTTTGTTAACCCGGTAGTATCACCAGCGGTCCCTTCCGATTCATCTTTACTTCGTTTCTCGCTAATGGCTACACACACTTTCAGCCAGATAGAAGAAGCGGTTGATAAGTTGTCAAAGGCATTTAAAACTGTTGGTGTAAGCACTGTTAAAGAGAAAATATGA
- a CDS encoding inositol-3-phosphate synthase, producing the protein MKTNIEPAEGKLGILIPGLGAVATTLIAGVEAVKKGISKPIGSLTQMSSIRLGKRTDNRYPKIKDFVPLADLNDIVFGGWDVYADNVYQAASNAKVLDQHLLDAVKEPLEAIVPMKAAFDHNYVKNLTGTHIKEFTTRYDLAQQVIADIENFKEKHNLNRVVLVWCGSTEIYFEESEIHQNLANFEQALQNNDERIAPSMIYAYAALKLGIPFANGAPNLTVDIPALVELSKLTNTPIAGKDFKTGQTLMKTILAPGLTARALGVKGWFSTNILGNRDGWVLDDPDNFKTKEVSKLSVLEEIFQPEINPELYGDMYHKVRINYYPPRGDNKESWDNIDIFGWLGYEMQIKINFLCRDSILAAPIVLDLALFMDLAKRADMSGIQEWLSFYLKSPQTAPGLKPEHDIFKQLIKLQNTLRHMMGEDLITHLGLDYYQELVESM; encoded by the coding sequence ATGAAAACTAACATTGAACCAGCCGAAGGAAAATTAGGTATCCTGATTCCGGGTTTAGGCGCTGTTGCTACAACACTCATTGCAGGGGTTGAAGCTGTAAAAAAAGGAATTTCAAAACCGATAGGCTCATTGACGCAGATGAGCAGTATCCGTTTAGGGAAAAGAACGGATAACCGCTACCCCAAGATAAAAGACTTTGTCCCCCTGGCCGATCTGAACGACATTGTATTTGGCGGATGGGATGTTTATGCAGATAACGTATACCAGGCAGCATCAAACGCAAAGGTGCTGGATCAGCACCTGTTAGATGCCGTTAAAGAGCCATTGGAAGCCATCGTACCCATGAAGGCCGCCTTTGATCATAACTATGTTAAAAACTTAACAGGTACCCATATCAAGGAGTTTACTACCCGCTACGACCTGGCACAACAGGTTATTGCAGATATTGAAAACTTTAAGGAAAAACACAACTTAAACCGCGTGGTATTGGTTTGGTGCGGCTCTACCGAAATTTATTTCGAGGAATCGGAAATCCATCAAAACCTGGCTAATTTTGAGCAGGCGCTGCAAAATAACGACGAGCGTATTGCGCCCAGCATGATCTATGCTTATGCTGCATTAAAGTTAGGAATCCCTTTTGCTAATGGCGCGCCTAACCTTACTGTTGATATACCTGCATTGGTGGAGCTATCAAAACTAACCAACACCCCTATTGCAGGTAAAGATTTTAAAACCGGCCAAACCTTAATGAAAACTATTTTGGCTCCGGGCTTAACTGCCCGGGCATTGGGTGTAAAAGGCTGGTTTTCAACCAATATTTTAGGCAACCGCGATGGCTGGGTATTAGATGACCCCGATAACTTTAAAACTAAAGAAGTATCAAAACTGAGCGTTCTGGAAGAGATTTTCCAACCGGAAATAAACCCCGAGCTGTATGGCGATATGTACCATAAGGTACGCATCAATTATTATCCGCCCCGTGGCGATAATAAAGAGAGCTGGGATAATATCGACATCTTTGGCTGGTTAGGCTACGAGATGCAGATCAAGATCAACTTCTTATGCCGCGATTCAATTCTGGCAGCGCCTATTGTTTTGGATCTGGCTTTGTTTATGGATCTGGCTAAACGTGCGGATATGAGCGGTATACAGGAATGGTTATCATTCTACTTAAAATCGCCGCAAACCGCGCCCGGTTTAAAACCAGAGCACGATATTTTTAAACAACTCATTAAATTACAAAATACGCTGCGCCATATGATGGGCGAAGATTTGATTACGCACTTAGGGCTTGATTATTATCAGGAACTGGTAGAATCGATGTAA
- a CDS encoding NAD-dependent epimerase/dehydratase family protein, translated as MKERVLITGASGFVGYHLIEHALINNLEIFAAVRHTSKTDHLKEFDIQYTDINFEDVDALKKELEEKQYTYIIHAAGVTAAKTQQDYNRINAQYTYNLALAASQANIPLKKFVFLSSLAALGPLLTINGIIEDDTPPRPVTAYGRSKLLAEQKLLSIPQLPLITLRPTAVYGPRDTGIYIILKQFSKGFEPYIGKIEQRLSFVYVSDLANIAVKALQSPITGKTYNVSDGKAYSRYALADFTKQILNKKTYKVHLPVVVIKVLAGVLEKVYARSNKTPALNIEKLDELNAANWICDIENISRDLNYLPAYDLNKGLETTFAWYKKNNWL; from the coding sequence ATGAAGGAACGGGTTTTAATAACCGGTGCAAGTGGTTTTGTAGGATATCATTTAATTGAACATGCCCTAATAAACAACCTTGAAATATTTGCAGCAGTTAGACATACAAGCAAAACCGACCATCTTAAAGAGTTTGATATCCAATATACCGACATCAATTTCGAAGACGTTGATGCGCTGAAAAAGGAACTCGAAGAAAAGCAATATACTTACATTATCCATGCGGCGGGTGTAACAGCCGCCAAAACCCAGCAGGATTATAACCGGATAAACGCCCAATACACCTACAACCTGGCCCTGGCAGCAAGCCAGGCCAATATCCCTTTAAAAAAGTTTGTATTTTTAAGCAGCCTTGCTGCACTTGGCCCGTTGTTAACCATTAACGGCATTATTGAGGACGATACCCCGCCCCGCCCCGTAACAGCTTACGGGCGCAGTAAATTACTGGCTGAACAAAAATTGCTTAGCATACCCCAACTCCCGCTGATTACATTGAGGCCAACGGCAGTATACGGCCCCAGGGATACCGGAATTTACATTATTTTAAAACAGTTTAGCAAGGGCTTTGAGCCTTACATTGGCAAAATTGAGCAACGCCTTAGCTTTGTGTATGTTAGCGACCTGGCCAATATAGCTGTAAAAGCACTCCAATCGCCTATTACAGGCAAAACCTACAATGTAAGTGATGGCAAAGCCTACAGCAGGTATGCCCTTGCCGACTTCACGAAACAAATTCTAAATAAAAAAACATATAAAGTACATTTACCCGTTGTAGTAATCAAAGTTTTAGCTGGTGTGCTCGAGAAGGTTTACGCCCGGAGTAACAAAACCCCTGCGCTCAATATTGAAAAATTAGACGAACTAAACGCAGCCAACTGGATATGCGACATAGAAAATATTAGTCGCGATTTAAATTATTTACCCGCGTATGACTTGAATAAGGGTTTAGAAACGACCTTTGCATGGTACAAAAAAAACAATTGGCTTTAA